One Microbacterium trichothecenolyticum DNA window includes the following coding sequences:
- the rpsI gene encoding 30S ribosomal protein S9 — MSNIDSSNYSTETPAEQSVVAVERPVLSVPGAAVGRRKQAIARVRLVPGSGTITVNGRTIEDYFPNKLHQQLINDPFTVLELAGAYDVIARISGGGPSGQAGALRLGIARALNEIDAENNRPTLKKAGFLSRDARVKERKKAGLKKARKAPQYSKR, encoded by the coding sequence GTGTCGAACATCGACTCCAGCAACTACAGCACCGAGACGCCGGCCGAGCAGTCCGTCGTCGCCGTCGAGCGCCCCGTGCTCTCGGTTCCCGGCGCAGCCGTCGGCCGTCGCAAGCAGGCCATCGCCCGCGTGCGTCTGGTTCCCGGCTCGGGCACGATCACGGTCAACGGCCGCACGATCGAGGACTACTTCCCCAACAAGCTGCACCAGCAGCTGATCAACGACCCGTTCACGGTGCTCGAGCTCGCCGGCGCCTACGACGTGATCGCGCGCATCTCCGGCGGCGGCCCCTCGGGTCAGGCCGGTGCGCTGCGCCTGGGCATCGCCCGTGCGCTCAACGAGATCGACGCCGAGAACAACCGCCCGACCCTGAAGAAGGCCGGCTTCCTCTCGCGCGACGCTCGCGTCAAGGAGCGCAAGAAGGCCGGTCTCAAGAAGGCCCGCAAGGCGCCTCAGTACTCCAAGCGCTGA
- the rplM gene encoding 50S ribosomal protein L13 produces the protein MTRTFTPKAAEVTREWVVIDATDVVLGRLASHAAVLLRGKHKPTFANHIDSGDFVIVINAEKVALTGQKLQNKKAYRHSGYPGGLKSVTYDELLEKNPVRAVEKAIRGMLPKNSLGAAQLKKLKVYRGAEHPHGAQQPTAYTFDQVAQ, from the coding sequence GTGACGCGCACTTTCACCCCCAAGGCCGCTGAGGTCACGCGCGAGTGGGTCGTTATCGACGCCACCGACGTCGTTCTCGGCCGCCTGGCCTCGCACGCGGCGGTCCTCCTCCGCGGTAAGCACAAGCCGACCTTCGCCAACCACATCGACTCCGGCGACTTCGTCATCGTGATCAACGCCGAGAAGGTGGCGCTCACGGGTCAGAAGCTCCAGAACAAGAAGGCGTACCGCCACTCGGGCTACCCGGGCGGCCTCAAGTCGGTCACGTACGACGAACTCCTCGAGAAGAACCCCGTCCGCGCGGTCGAGAAGGCCATCCGCGGCATGCTGCCCAAGAACAGCCTCGGCGCGGCGCAGCTCAAGAAGCTCAAGGTCTACCGCGGCGCCGAGCACCCCCACGGTGCCCAGCAGCCCACGGCATACACCTTCGACCAGGTCGCCCAGTAA
- a CDS encoding CPBP family intramembrane glutamic endopeptidase, with the protein MTDLRGPASDARRRRRRRHRAWREGGSSTAGWDAVMLGGSLVCLGLGALAARTAALTLPLETRSGGAQAVVWLALAAPVLLAFRRSRPRGLLTWRAVDALYGVVFGVVVRVAQGMLDGLGGHPAAWPSTFSVGGVLPDAFLLDALAGTAVSPLVEEFFFRAVVVVCAYTTLRRLCGQIAAGVAAAALSSGLFVVAHLLVGAPGTVDVLTLTLLGGVTGAFVLGTGRIWAAVFVHVIFNATGFALVAIGTLLA; encoded by the coding sequence ATGACCGATCTCCGCGGCCCCGCGAGTGATGCCCGCCGTCGCCGTCGACGGCGGCACCGGGCCTGGCGGGAGGGGGGATCCAGCACCGCGGGGTGGGATGCGGTGATGCTCGGTGGGAGTCTCGTCTGCCTCGGGCTCGGCGCCCTCGCGGCCCGCACGGCGGCGCTCACCCTGCCTCTCGAGACGCGCTCGGGCGGGGCTCAGGCCGTCGTCTGGCTCGCGCTGGCTGCGCCCGTGCTCCTCGCCTTCCGCCGCTCGCGGCCCCGCGGGCTTCTGACCTGGCGCGCCGTCGATGCCCTGTACGGCGTGGTCTTCGGTGTCGTCGTGCGCGTGGCTCAGGGGATGCTCGACGGCCTCGGGGGACACCCGGCCGCCTGGCCATCGACCTTCTCGGTCGGCGGCGTGCTGCCGGATGCTTTCCTGCTCGACGCGCTCGCGGGCACAGCGGTGTCTCCGCTCGTCGAGGAGTTCTTCTTCCGCGCCGTCGTGGTGGTCTGTGCATACACGACGCTGCGTCGCCTCTGCGGGCAGATCGCCGCGGGCGTGGCTGCGGCGGCTCTGTCGTCGGGGCTGTTCGTCGTGGCTCACCTGCTCGTCGGGGCCCCGGGGACCGTGGATGTGCTCACCCTGACGCTTCTGGGGGGCGTGACCGGCGCATTCGTCCTCGGCACCGGGCGCATCTGGGCAGCCGTCTTCGTTCACGTGATCTTCAACGCGACGGGGTTCGCCCTCGTCGCGATCGGCACGCTGCTGGCGTGA
- a CDS encoding alpha/beta fold hydrolase, whose translation MSEITAHHGLLTDIDLHVDDTGGSGRPVVLIHGWPLSGESWAPQVPALEAAGYRVVTYDRRGFGRSDKPRTGYDYDTFSDDLDAVLETLDLREVTLVGFSMGGGEVARYLTRHGSDRVHSVVFAAAVPPYLAKTADNPDGPLDDETADGMKHGLEDDEKAFFHQFTTDFFSVDGALVVSEADRAEAERLANQADHHAALKSMEAFATTDFRDDLPNVTVPTLVIHGDSDATVPFEGSGKRTHEAIAGSELHVVSGAPHGVNVSHAEEFNRVLITFLQR comes from the coding sequence ATGAGCGAGATCACCGCACACCACGGCCTTCTGACCGACATCGACCTCCACGTCGACGACACCGGCGGTTCCGGCCGCCCCGTCGTCCTCATCCACGGCTGGCCCCTCTCGGGTGAGTCGTGGGCCCCTCAGGTGCCCGCACTCGAAGCGGCCGGCTACCGCGTCGTCACCTACGACCGGCGCGGCTTCGGGCGCAGCGACAAGCCGCGCACCGGCTACGACTACGACACCTTCAGCGACGATCTGGATGCCGTGCTCGAGACGCTCGACCTGCGCGAGGTCACGCTCGTCGGCTTCTCGATGGGAGGGGGCGAGGTCGCTCGCTACCTGACCCGCCACGGCTCGGACCGCGTGCACAGCGTCGTCTTCGCTGCCGCCGTGCCCCCGTACCTCGCCAAGACCGCCGACAACCCCGACGGTCCCCTCGACGACGAGACCGCCGACGGCATGAAGCACGGGCTGGAAGACGACGAGAAGGCGTTCTTCCACCAGTTCACGACGGACTTCTTCTCGGTCGACGGCGCTCTCGTCGTCTCCGAGGCCGACCGCGCCGAAGCCGAGCGCCTGGCGAATCAGGCCGATCACCACGCCGCCCTGAAGTCGATGGAGGCCTTCGCGACCACGGACTTCCGCGACGATCTGCCGAACGTCACCGTGCCGACCCTCGTCATCCACGGCGACAGCGACGCGACCGTGCCGTTCGAAGGCTCGGGTAAGCGTACGCACGAGGCCATCGCGGGCAGCGAGCTGCATGTCGTTTCGGGCGCTCCGCACGGCGTGAACGTCAGTCACGCCGAGGAGTTCAACCGTGTGCTGATCACCTTCCTGCAGCGCTGA
- a CDS encoding PepSY domain-containing protein, whose amino-acid sequence MASTRPLGIFLLAVVSTLTVSACTPFPATSDTATDETAVTAVNTAEASAGGRGFHLDREDDVSWEVQVAVGDREVEVTVAADGTTVRSSRDGDGIDDDERAALDAAATTLADAVRIAAAQNPGGERIDEAHLDEQSGAWAWEVEMQSGASVRLSATDGAVLGGRR is encoded by the coding sequence ATGGCTTCGACCCGCCCCCTCGGCATCTTCCTGCTCGCCGTCGTCAGCACCCTGACAGTCAGCGCATGCACACCCTTCCCCGCAACATCCGACACCGCGACCGACGAGACCGCCGTGACGGCGGTGAACACCGCGGAGGCGAGCGCGGGCGGACGCGGCTTCCACCTCGATCGCGAAGACGACGTCTCCTGGGAGGTGCAGGTCGCCGTCGGCGACCGCGAGGTAGAGGTGACGGTCGCCGCGGACGGCACCACGGTGCGTTCCTCGCGCGACGGCGACGGCATCGACGACGACGAGCGAGCAGCCCTCGACGCTGCGGCGACGACCCTGGCCGATGCCGTGCGCATCGCCGCGGCGCAGAACCCCGGCGGCGAACGCATCGACGAGGCCCACCTCGACGAGCAGAGCGGCGCCTGGGCGTGGGAGGTCGAGATGCAGAGCGGGGCGAGCGTGCGCCTGTCCGCCACCGACGGCGCCGTGCTCGGCGGTCGCCGCTGA